From the genome of Amycolatopsis sp. NBC_01488, one region includes:
- a CDS encoding AMP-binding protein, with amino-acid sequence MVRSRRTRPLGFDHPGQPVPVEGRVARDLRGVPRANARLAGGLRELGVTEGDTVLVMLPNGPEIVHAWFACNALGAPPHRLPEPSHPAAPAHRDESRSSCSGSFRLWPRCGSLLPARSITAIARTAGWFRLPERCRGGACPLRPPVPGARSRVSPPWRPC; translated from the coding sequence ACGCACTCGACCATTGGGCTTCGACCACCCCGGACAACCCGTTCCAGTGGAGGGACGGGTCGCCCGTGACCTACGCGGAGTTCCACGAGCGAACGCGCGCCTCGCCGGCGGGTTGCGCGAACTGGGGGTCACCGAGGGCGACACCGTTCTGGTGATGCTGCCTAACGGACCGGAGATCGTGCACGCCTGGTTCGCCTGCAACGCGCTGGGCGCCCCACCACACCGCCTGCCCGAACCATCACATCCCGCAGCACCCGCTCACCGCGACGAATCTCGGTCCTCATGTTCCGGTTCCTTCCGGCTCTGGCCCCGGTGCGGCAGCTTGTTGCCCGCCCGGTCGATCACGGCGATCGCGCGAACAGCCGGTTGGTTCCGGCTTCCGGAACGGTGTCGCGGGGGTGCGTGTCCACTCAGGCCTCCAGTTCCCGGCGCCCGGTCTCGGGTGTCGCCACCGTGGCGGCCATGCTGA